One genomic region from Bufo bufo chromosome 3, aBufBuf1.1, whole genome shotgun sequence encodes:
- the TSKU gene encoding tsukushin isoform X2 yields MGPPSWFSMLFITSIVAASKPCFPGCSCEVETFGLFDSFSLTKVDCSGVGSHIVPVSIPLDTSYLDLSSNKLEHVNDSVLSGPGYTTLVNLNLSYNQMVKISSTTFSKLRYLESLDLSHNRLEALPDHSFFYSPLVELDVSFNKLEEIKIGAFTSQNNGKAMNIDLSNNLISTLSRGSDSPLPNVRSLNLSANRLRSVQGLQGIPLQSLNLDKNPISKIEEHNFLGLKSLTHLSLSNMPDLREIAPRSFSDIQSLLVLDLSNNPNLVSLSEEVFFGLRSLQELNLLNSGVQSLPKDTIHHLPSMKSITWGTDIHCIKTMKEDQFHLQNGLVRREVLVCRNDRGAVSAQDVL; encoded by the coding sequence ATGGGGCCACCTTCCTGGTTCAGCATGCTATTCATCACCAGCATCGTTGCTGCAAGCAAGCCTTGTTTCCCGGGATGTTCCTGCGAAGTTGAAACTTTTGGCTTGTTCGACAGCTTCAGCCTGACCAAAGTGGATTGTAGTGGGGTTGGTTCCCACATCGTTCCGGTCTCTATCCCTCTGGACACGTCTTACTTGGATCTTTCCTCAAACAAACTGGAACACGTCAATGACTCTGTGTTGTCCGGTCCTGGGTACACAACGTTGGTCAACCTAAACTTGAGTTACAACCAAATGGTGAAAATTTCTTCTACAACGTTCTCCAAACTAAGATACTTGGAGTCTCTGGATCTCAGCCACAACCGGTTGGAGGCTCTTCCGGACCATAGCTTTTTCTATTCTCCTCTCGTGGAGCTAGATGTAAGTTTTAACAAGCTGGAGGAGATTAAGATTGGCGCGTTCACCTCTCAAAATAATGGGAAGGCTATGAATATTGACCTTTCCAACAATTTGATTAGCACTCTATCAAGGGGGTCGGATTCTCCTCTTCCAAACGTTCGGAGTTTGAATTTGTCGGCAAATAGGCTACGTTCCGTCCAAGGTCTTCAAGGAATCCCTTTACAGTCTCTTAATTTGGATAAAAACCCAATTTCTAAAATCGAGGAACATAACTTCTTGGGACTTAAAAGTTTAACCCATTTATCGTTGAGTAATATGCCAGATTTAAGAGAGATTGCTCCACGAAGCTTCAGCGACATACAGTCTCTCCTAGTTCTCGACCTCTCGAATAATCCCAATCTAGTATCTCTAAGCGAGGAGGTCTTCTTTGGCCTGAGATCCTTACAAGAGCTGAACTTGTTAAATTCTGGGGTGCAGTCCTTACCCAAAGATACTATTCATCACTTACCATCCATGAAAAGTATCACCTGGGGAACTGATATCCATTGTATAAAGACTATGAAAGAAGATCAATTCCATCTACAAAATGGCCTGGTCCGAAGGGAAGTTCTTGTCTGCCGTAACGATCGAGGTGCTGTATCAGCACAAGAtgttttgtaa
- the TSKU gene encoding tsukushin isoform X1, protein MICLCRQSSTSRTTGSDPQKVVSDRPGPHIAAAERCVTMGPPSWFSMLFITSIVAASKPCFPGCSCEVETFGLFDSFSLTKVDCSGVGSHIVPVSIPLDTSYLDLSSNKLEHVNDSVLSGPGYTTLVNLNLSYNQMVKISSTTFSKLRYLESLDLSHNRLEALPDHSFFYSPLVELDVSFNKLEEIKIGAFTSQNNGKAMNIDLSNNLISTLSRGSDSPLPNVRSLNLSANRLRSVQGLQGIPLQSLNLDKNPISKIEEHNFLGLKSLTHLSLSNMPDLREIAPRSFSDIQSLLVLDLSNNPNLVSLSEEVFFGLRSLQELNLLNSGVQSLPKDTIHHLPSMKSITWGTDIHCIKTMKEDQFHLQNGLVRREVLVCRNDRGAVSAQDVL, encoded by the coding sequence GTGTAACCATGGGGCCACCTTCCTGGTTCAGCATGCTATTCATCACCAGCATCGTTGCTGCAAGCAAGCCTTGTTTCCCGGGATGTTCCTGCGAAGTTGAAACTTTTGGCTTGTTCGACAGCTTCAGCCTGACCAAAGTGGATTGTAGTGGGGTTGGTTCCCACATCGTTCCGGTCTCTATCCCTCTGGACACGTCTTACTTGGATCTTTCCTCAAACAAACTGGAACACGTCAATGACTCTGTGTTGTCCGGTCCTGGGTACACAACGTTGGTCAACCTAAACTTGAGTTACAACCAAATGGTGAAAATTTCTTCTACAACGTTCTCCAAACTAAGATACTTGGAGTCTCTGGATCTCAGCCACAACCGGTTGGAGGCTCTTCCGGACCATAGCTTTTTCTATTCTCCTCTCGTGGAGCTAGATGTAAGTTTTAACAAGCTGGAGGAGATTAAGATTGGCGCGTTCACCTCTCAAAATAATGGGAAGGCTATGAATATTGACCTTTCCAACAATTTGATTAGCACTCTATCAAGGGGGTCGGATTCTCCTCTTCCAAACGTTCGGAGTTTGAATTTGTCGGCAAATAGGCTACGTTCCGTCCAAGGTCTTCAAGGAATCCCTTTACAGTCTCTTAATTTGGATAAAAACCCAATTTCTAAAATCGAGGAACATAACTTCTTGGGACTTAAAAGTTTAACCCATTTATCGTTGAGTAATATGCCAGATTTAAGAGAGATTGCTCCACGAAGCTTCAGCGACATACAGTCTCTCCTAGTTCTCGACCTCTCGAATAATCCCAATCTAGTATCTCTAAGCGAGGAGGTCTTCTTTGGCCTGAGATCCTTACAAGAGCTGAACTTGTTAAATTCTGGGGTGCAGTCCTTACCCAAAGATACTATTCATCACTTACCATCCATGAAAAGTATCACCTGGGGAACTGATATCCATTGTATAAAGACTATGAAAGAAGATCAATTCCATCTACAAAATGGCCTGGTCCGAAGGGAAGTTCTTGTCTGCCGTAACGATCGAGGTGCTGTATCAGCACAAGAtgttttgtaa